The Enterococcus rotai genome includes a window with the following:
- the yqeC gene encoding selenium cofactor biosynthesis protein YqeC — protein METLSDCFDFQGQQVISLIGSGGKTSLMWYLAEYYRDQTILVSTTTKIGYPVERSYDYFYSEDFSTLGKDGHGITLAGCLAADGHKLSALPHAVFQQSLEHFDKVFLEADGSKQLPLKGWETFEPVVVPETTVTIGLVPISVVGKAIDDRTIHRLPLFLRATGATQGAKIHEETLAEIITSPTGLWEKSQGQRILCINQVETPTQLKQAKKVLSLLPQMLLKRLSKVIACNIQSKEGIVLWEK, from the coding sequence ATGGAAACCTTGAGCGACTGTTTTGATTTTCAAGGCCAACAAGTCATTTCATTGATCGGCAGTGGTGGAAAAACAAGCTTGATGTGGTATCTTGCTGAGTATTATCGTGATCAAACTATTTTAGTCAGCACAACGACGAAAATTGGTTATCCAGTTGAACGATCGTATGATTATTTTTATAGTGAAGACTTTTCAACACTAGGTAAAGATGGACATGGAATCACATTAGCAGGTTGTTTGGCTGCCGATGGTCATAAATTGAGTGCATTGCCTCATGCTGTCTTCCAACAATCACTTGAGCATTTTGACAAGGTATTTTTAGAGGCGGATGGTTCCAAGCAATTACCCTTAAAAGGCTGGGAAACCTTTGAGCCTGTTGTGGTGCCTGAAACAACTGTTACGATCGGTTTGGTCCCCATCTCTGTTGTGGGAAAAGCTATTGATGACAGAACGATCCATCGTTTGCCGCTTTTTCTGCGTGCTACAGGGGCAACTCAAGGCGCAAAAATCCATGAAGAAACATTAGCTGAAATCATTACTAGTCCCACAGGTTTATGGGAGAAAAGTCAGGGACAACGGATTCTTTGTATCAATCAGGTGGAAACACCAACCCAATTAAAGCAGGCGAAAAAAGTCTTATCCTTATTACCACAAATGTTGTTAAAACGCTTGAGTAAAGTGATTGCCTGCAATATTCAATCGAAAGAAGGCATTGTCTTATGGGAAAAATAA
- a CDS encoding DUF3343 domain-containing protein, translating to MEYLFTFQNTHYAVHSEKILLNKKIPVSVMALPTSLGDFCGICLRLAREDFEQGRVHLTNAKIPIEGIFIIEGNNNERKYVPWKP from the coding sequence ATGGAGTATCTTTTCACGTTTCAAAATACCCATTATGCGGTTCATAGTGAAAAAATCTTACTTAATAAAAAAATACCTGTTTCAGTTATGGCACTGCCGACAAGCTTAGGTGATTTTTGTGGCATTTGTTTAAGATTGGCGAGAGAAGATTTTGAACAAGGGCGAGTGCATTTAACGAATGCTAAGATACCGATCGAAGGGATATTTATAATTGAAGGAAACAACAATGAAAGGAAGTATGTCCCATGGAAACCTTGA
- the yedF gene encoding sulfurtransferase-like selenium metabolism protein YedF, with translation MKKINALGKPCPIPVIEAKKAIREIKNDGGLIEITVDNEVSVKNIEKMATGLGLKTTSQALKNDEFTVEIVVPKNQDQLNQTASDSELVVAFGRKTMGDGDPDLGAMLLKSYIYSLTELDTPPEHLLFFNSGAFLTNQGSNTLNDLKLLVDKGTQISTCGACLDFYQIKETLAVGEITNMYGITEVMAQAKKVINF, from the coding sequence ATGAAAAAAATCAATGCTTTAGGCAAACCCTGTCCAATTCCAGTGATTGAAGCAAAAAAAGCAATTCGGGAAATCAAAAATGATGGTGGCCTTATTGAGATTACCGTGGATAATGAAGTTTCTGTGAAAAATATCGAGAAAATGGCTACGGGATTGGGGCTTAAAACAACTAGCCAAGCACTTAAAAACGATGAATTCACAGTTGAAATTGTCGTTCCAAAAAATCAAGATCAATTAAATCAAACAGCATCAGATAGTGAATTAGTCGTTGCGTTTGGACGTAAAACTATGGGGGACGGTGATCCAGATTTAGGAGCAATGCTATTAAAAAGTTATATTTATTCTTTGACTGAACTAGATACACCACCAGAGCATCTCTTGTTCTTTAATAGTGGGGCATTTTTGACGAATCAAGGCTCCAATACGTTGAATGACTTAAAATTATTAGTAGATAAAGGCACACAGATCAGTACATGTGGCGCCTGTTTAGATTTTTACCAAATCAAAGAAACGTTAGCGGTCGGTGAAATCACAAATATGTATGGGATTACAGAAGTAATGGCGCAGGCAAAAAAAGTCATCAATTTCTAA
- the selD gene encoding selenide, water dikinase SelD, which produces MDFLSQCTSGGCGAKIGPNELAGFLGGVPKFSDEKLLVDFNASDDAAVYQVSEDLALISTVDFFSPMVEDPRTFGRIAAANALSDVYAMGGEVLFALNLVCFPEKMAKQKLSEILIGGAEKLKEAQASLAGGHSIYDHEPKYGLAVTGQVDPKKIIHNNTPKVGDILILTKALGVGLVQSAVRGGVACKTSEKAAIASMERLNKYAAEKMRDFPVHACTDVTGFGLLVHASEMAGADVTLVIDPEQLPLLPHAYHYAEEFLATAAGQRNRQFLETKIDLTNTTPAFQEILFDPQTSGGLLISVAANKAVECLAAIQKDDPVAAIIGEVCQKESDQSIIIV; this is translated from the coding sequence ATGGATTTTTTATCACAATGTACGTCAGGTGGATGTGGTGCAAAGATCGGACCAAATGAATTAGCTGGTTTTTTAGGAGGCGTGCCCAAATTCTCTGATGAAAAGTTACTAGTCGATTTTAATGCATCTGATGATGCAGCGGTTTATCAAGTATCAGAAGATCTTGCACTGATATCAACAGTGGATTTTTTTTCACCGATGGTCGAAGATCCCCGCACTTTTGGCAGGATTGCCGCAGCAAATGCACTGAGCGATGTTTACGCAATGGGAGGAGAAGTGTTGTTTGCATTGAACTTAGTTTGTTTTCCAGAGAAAATGGCAAAACAAAAGCTTTCGGAAATCCTGATTGGCGGTGCTGAGAAATTAAAAGAAGCACAGGCTTCACTGGCTGGAGGGCATTCGATTTATGATCATGAACCTAAATATGGATTAGCCGTTACAGGACAAGTGGACCCAAAAAAAATCATTCATAATAATACGCCAAAAGTCGGCGATATTTTGATTCTTACCAAAGCCTTGGGGGTGGGACTAGTTCAATCTGCTGTTAGAGGAGGAGTAGCGTGTAAAACATCAGAAAAGGCAGCAATCGCTTCGATGGAACGACTAAATAAATATGCGGCTGAAAAGATGCGTGATTTTCCTGTTCATGCGTGTACAGATGTGACCGGTTTTGGCTTATTAGTGCATGCATCTGAAATGGCGGGGGCAGATGTGACGCTTGTGATTGATCCAGAACAATTACCACTTTTACCGCACGCCTATCATTATGCAGAAGAGTTTTTAGCAACAGCGGCCGGACAAAGAAATCGTCAATTTTTGGAAACTAAAATTGATTTGACCAACACTACGCCAGCATTTCAGGAGATTTTATTTGATCCTCAGACCTCAGGCGGATTACTAATCAGTGTCGCTGCAAATAAGGCTGTGGAATGTCTTGCAGCAATCCAAAAAGATGATCCAGTAGCGGCGATTATCGGGGAAGTTTGCCAGAAAGAATCAGATCAGTCGATTATTATTGTATGA
- the sclA gene encoding selenocysteine lyase SclA, whose protein sequence is MKQSVYLNHAATSNHKFEATIQSLCQYLEKNNNINTNRGSQNIDELEVVFEARQLLAEFFHAPDPAHIIFTANATTSLNMVLNGLLKPGDHVLTTEVEHNAVTRPLYLLEQRQNISVTRIPCKSDGRLDPEIIESLIRPETKVIVMTHASNVLGTILPVKECFEIAKAHGILTVLDSAQTAGFLAIDIEEMLIDVLAFTGHKSLMGLSGIGGFALAQNMEHKIKPWMSGGTGSASLSLAQPDFLPDKFEPGTQNMLGILSLRSSLESIKALGLNKIADHERALTARFLTGLKKLPVTILGCTEANQRVPVVSIRSARVDSGELSQQLFDRYQIVTRSGLHCSPLAHQTAGTLKTGAVRFSFGWNTTLDEIEYTLKALKEILSE, encoded by the coding sequence ATGAAACAATCTGTGTATCTAAATCATGCAGCCACTTCAAATCACAAATTTGAAGCGACCATTCAATCATTATGTCAATACTTAGAAAAAAATAATAATATAAATACGAATCGTGGTTCACAAAATATCGATGAACTTGAAGTGGTTTTTGAGGCTCGCCAATTGTTGGCGGAATTTTTCCATGCACCTGATCCAGCACATATTATTTTTACGGCAAATGCAACGACTTCACTAAATATGGTGCTAAATGGTCTGTTAAAACCAGGGGATCATGTCTTAACAACTGAAGTAGAACATAACGCCGTGACTAGACCGTTGTACCTGTTAGAGCAACGACAGAATATTTCAGTGACACGTATTCCTTGTAAATCAGATGGCAGACTTGATCCAGAGATAATTGAATCACTGATTCGTCCGGAAACAAAAGTCATAGTGATGACACACGCATCCAACGTATTAGGGACGATTTTACCTGTGAAAGAATGCTTTGAAATTGCAAAAGCACACGGTATCCTCACAGTTTTAGATAGTGCACAAACTGCGGGTTTTTTAGCAATTGATATAGAGGAGATGTTGATCGATGTTTTGGCATTTACAGGACACAAGAGTCTAATGGGGCTTTCTGGCATTGGGGGATTTGCTCTAGCACAAAATATGGAGCACAAAATCAAGCCATGGATGAGTGGTGGTACAGGCAGTGCCTCATTATCACTTGCGCAGCCTGATTTTTTACCAGATAAATTTGAACCGGGCACACAAAATATGTTAGGAATTTTAAGTTTGAGGAGTTCACTTGAATCGATAAAAGCACTTGGACTAAACAAAATCGCAGATCATGAGCGCGCCTTGACCGCGCGATTTTTGACGGGATTAAAAAAATTACCTGTAACAATTTTAGGATGTACAGAAGCAAATCAAAGGGTACCCGTTGTTTCAATCAGGTCAGCAAGGGTTGATTCTGGAGAACTTTCTCAGCAATTATTTGATCGCTATCAGATTGTCACACGATCGGGATTACATTGTTCTCCGTTGGCACACCAAACTGCTGGAACGCTAAAAACCGGAGCAGTTCGTTTTAGTTTTGGGTGGAATACGACCCTAGATGAAATCGAGTACACTTTAAAAGCCTTAAAGGAAATTTTGTCAGAATAG
- a CDS encoding NTP transferase domain-containing protein: MLKVSAIIMASGCSVRMGTNKLFLDYQGETFLERTLNLTKKMPFFERILVISPENLLGLKLPTNLKVVQNTEAQKGQSASVRLGTKAATGEGYLYLTVDQPRLTQALLESLFSAYSKESIVFPIDQREAPCSPMFFGEAFRSELLKVTGGSGGRVVRNNHPEAWRKIRVDRPECLVDIDTPAEYQTLINQSVCHGRKG; encoded by the coding sequence ATGCTGAAAGTAAGTGCAATCATTATGGCTTCAGGATGTTCTGTACGAATGGGAACGAATAAACTCTTTCTTGATTATCAAGGGGAGACTTTTTTGGAGCGGACGTTAAACCTCACTAAAAAAATGCCTTTTTTTGAACGGATTTTAGTTATTTCACCTGAAAACTTGCTGGGATTAAAGCTACCGACTAATCTAAAGGTCGTTCAGAATACAGAAGCGCAGAAAGGGCAAAGTGCAAGCGTTCGTTTAGGAACAAAAGCGGCTACTGGAGAAGGCTATCTTTATTTAACGGTCGATCAACCACGATTAACGCAAGCGTTGCTTGAATCCCTTTTTTCAGCATACTCTAAAGAAAGCATCGTTTTTCCAATTGATCAAAGGGAAGCACCATGTAGTCCTATGTTTTTTGGTGAAGCATTTCGTTCTGAATTACTAAAGGTAACAGGGGGTTCTGGTGGGCGAGTTGTTCGGAATAATCATCCAGAAGCTTGGCGAAAAATTCGTGTAGATAGGCCTGAATGTTTGGTCGATATCGATACGCCAGCAGAATATCAGACCTTAATCAATCAAAGCGTTTGTCACGGTAGGAAGGGATAG
- the xdh gene encoding selenium-dependent xanthine dehydrogenase, with product MYSFVVNGKTETCDTNKKLMDFLREDLRLTGTKDGCNQGSCGACSVLVNGRVSKACLFSLEKVDGKEIVTIEGLDQHQKDVYAYAFAKTGAVQCGYCIPGIVISAHGLLNKKTEPSDEDVRKAIRGNICRCTGYVKIVEAIQLAAKMFREKLSIPEEPSNGKLGEDFKRVDAVEKTLGTGQYVDDITIEGMLHASAVRSAYPRAKVLKIDTSKAVEHPECVSVLTAKDVPGNNKIGHLEFISDWDVMISVGDTTRYVGDAVALVVSTTREALEEIKELVEVTYEELTPITSCEAALVEDAPLIHEKGNILSHEHLIRGNADEQLAASGYVVTQHYSVPINEHAFMEPECAIAMPEGEDGILLYSAGQSIYDEQREVARMLGVKKENIHVQAKLVGGGFGGKEDMSVQHHAALAAWCLQKPVKVLLSRQESLMIHPKRHGMEMDFTTGCDAQGNLTAMKAVIYADTGAYASLGGPVLQRACTHAAGPYKYQDIDVEGYAVYTNNPPAGAFRGFGVCQTAFAIENNLNLLAEKVGISQWAIRYKNAVEPGDSLPNGQLVSKNAALKETLLAVKDAYENAEIAGISCFFKNSGIGVGLSDVGRCIVSVEDGKVHVRTSAACIGQGMATVTTQVACETLDLPPEMIIAEAPDTRRTPDSGTTTASRQSLFTGEATRRAAMQLRYELDMGRALSDLEGQEFYGEYSAKTDPLINDKKSPVSHAGYGYAAEVAILDEKGKVEKFVAAYDMGQVVNPKAAEGQIEGGIVMGMGYALTEKFVMEDGYVKAKYATLGLLNAAQVPPIETILVQADNIHDGLAYGIKGVGELATIPTAPALAGAYYALDGKLRPTLPMEDTFYQKKKK from the coding sequence ATGTATTCATTCGTTGTAAATGGTAAGACAGAGACCTGTGACACGAATAAAAAGTTAATGGACTTTCTTCGTGAAGATTTAAGGTTGACTGGGACAAAAGATGGTTGTAATCAAGGTTCTTGTGGTGCTTGTTCAGTATTAGTAAATGGAAGGGTTTCCAAAGCGTGTTTATTTAGCTTAGAAAAGGTAGATGGAAAAGAAATTGTCACGATCGAAGGATTGGACCAACATCAAAAAGATGTTTATGCCTATGCTTTTGCTAAGACTGGCGCTGTTCAATGCGGTTATTGTATTCCTGGTATTGTTATTTCAGCTCACGGATTATTGAACAAAAAAACAGAACCTAGTGATGAAGACGTTCGCAAAGCGATTCGTGGGAACATCTGCCGTTGTACAGGGTATGTCAAAATTGTTGAAGCAATTCAACTAGCAGCTAAAATGTTTCGTGAAAAATTGAGCATTCCAGAAGAGCCGTCAAATGGAAAGTTAGGAGAAGACTTCAAACGAGTAGATGCTGTTGAAAAAACCTTAGGAACAGGACAATATGTAGATGACATCACAATTGAAGGAATGCTTCATGCATCGGCTGTCCGCAGTGCCTATCCAAGAGCGAAAGTGTTGAAAATCGACACGAGTAAAGCCGTTGAACATCCAGAATGTGTATCAGTGCTGACAGCAAAAGATGTTCCTGGAAACAATAAAATCGGTCATTTAGAATTTATTTCTGATTGGGACGTTATGATATCAGTTGGGGATACTACGCGTTATGTTGGGGATGCAGTGGCCTTGGTTGTTTCTACAACAAGAGAAGCTTTGGAAGAAATCAAAGAATTAGTAGAAGTTACCTATGAAGAACTGACACCAATAACTTCATGTGAGGCCGCATTAGTAGAAGATGCACCGTTGATTCATGAAAAAGGCAATATTTTATCTCATGAACATCTTATTCGAGGTAATGCGGATGAGCAGTTGGCGGCATCTGGATATGTTGTAACCCAACATTATTCAGTTCCGATCAATGAGCATGCATTTATGGAACCTGAATGTGCCATTGCAATGCCTGAAGGTGAGGACGGTATTTTACTGTATAGTGCAGGTCAAAGTATCTATGATGAACAACGAGAAGTTGCTCGTATGTTAGGGGTGAAAAAGGAGAATATTCATGTCCAAGCGAAATTAGTCGGCGGCGGTTTTGGCGGAAAAGAAGATATGAGTGTGCAGCATCATGCTGCTCTTGCGGCTTGGTGTTTACAAAAACCAGTCAAAGTTTTACTTAGCCGACAAGAAAGCTTAATGATCCATCCAAAACGTCATGGCATGGAGATGGACTTCACGACAGGTTGTGATGCACAAGGAAATCTAACGGCTATGAAAGCTGTCATATATGCAGATACGGGAGCCTATGCTTCTTTAGGTGGTCCTGTTCTTCAACGAGCATGCACACATGCGGCAGGTCCTTATAAATACCAAGACATCGATGTCGAAGGGTATGCAGTGTATACAAACAATCCACCAGCTGGTGCCTTCAGAGGGTTTGGGGTTTGCCAAACAGCTTTTGCAATTGAAAATAATCTTAATCTTTTAGCCGAAAAAGTCGGTATTTCTCAATGGGCTATTCGCTATAAAAATGCAGTAGAACCTGGAGATTCTTTACCAAATGGTCAATTGGTTTCAAAAAATGCCGCATTGAAAGAAACGTTATTGGCTGTTAAGGATGCCTATGAAAATGCTGAAATTGCTGGGATTTCTTGTTTCTTTAAAAATAGCGGGATCGGTGTTGGATTATCAGATGTTGGTCGTTGCATTGTTTCAGTTGAAGACGGTAAGGTTCATGTTAGAACTAGTGCGGCATGTATTGGGCAAGGGATGGCGACCGTGACAACACAAGTTGCGTGTGAAACCTTGGATCTACCGCCAGAAATGATTATTGCCGAAGCACCAGATACGCGGCGAACGCCAGATTCCGGTACAACAACAGCCTCTCGCCAATCCTTATTTACAGGTGAAGCAACCAGAAGAGCAGCGATGCAACTACGCTATGAACTTGATATGGGGCGTGCGTTGTCTGATTTAGAAGGACAAGAGTTTTATGGAGAATATTCAGCTAAAACAGATCCTTTGATTAACGATAAGAAGAGTCCTGTTAGTCATGCTGGCTATGGTTATGCAGCAGAAGTTGCGATTCTAGATGAAAAAGGCAAAGTCGAAAAATTTGTGGCAGCATATGATATGGGGCAAGTCGTCAATCCTAAGGCAGCAGAAGGGCAAATCGAAGGTGGGATCGTAATGGGGATGGGTTACGCTTTGACCGAGAAATTTGTCATGGAAGATGGTTATGTCAAAGCAAAATACGCTACGCTAGGCTTGCTAAATGCTGCTCAAGTGCCACCAATCGAAACAATTTTAGTTCAAGCGGACAATATTCATGATGGCTTGGCTTATGGAATCAAAGGTGTGGGAGAATTAGCGACGATCCCGACAGCACCAGCTTTGGCCGGTGCTTACTATGCACTTGATGGAAAACTAAGACCCACATTACCTATGGAAGATACCTTTTATCAAAAGAAAAAGAAATAA
- a CDS encoding acyl-CoA dehydratase activase, whose product MKVIGLDSGSTTTKGVLFEQNNLVKKYLVLTSGDPKRAAAEVVTKLSGNEPCKLITTGYGRKLLKADKAVTEITCHAKGASYLSPGIQNVIDIGGQDSKVIRMNTDGHVLDFNMNDKCAAGTGRFVEVLMRTLGESIDLIDPFVALAEPVKINSMCTVFAESEVISLIGKGEKRENIALGVLHSIAARISNQHRQINPDQGPIFFSGGLSHSKKVVDLVAEYTQKEVYYDQELSQYAGSIGAALIGIQQK is encoded by the coding sequence ATGAAAGTAATTGGTCTTGATAGTGGATCGACGACAACGAAAGGCGTTCTTTTTGAACAAAACAATCTGGTGAAAAAATACTTGGTACTAACTTCAGGTGACCCTAAACGAGCAGCTGCAGAAGTTGTGACAAAACTAAGTGGAAATGAACCCTGTAAATTGATTACAACAGGCTATGGTCGCAAACTGTTAAAAGCTGATAAAGCAGTTACGGAAATCACTTGTCATGCTAAAGGGGCATCCTATCTAAGTCCTGGAATTCAAAATGTGATCGATATCGGTGGGCAAGATAGTAAGGTGATCAGAATGAACACTGACGGGCATGTCTTAGATTTTAACATGAATGATAAATGTGCCGCTGGAACAGGACGCTTTGTTGAAGTACTGATGCGGACATTAGGGGAAAGCATCGATCTGATTGATCCCTTTGTGGCCTTAGCTGAACCAGTAAAAATCAATAGTATGTGCACCGTATTCGCAGAATCAGAAGTCATTAGCTTGATTGGAAAAGGCGAAAAAAGAGAAAATATCGCTTTAGGAGTCTTGCATTCGATCGCAGCTCGTATTAGTAATCAACATCGACAGATCAATCCTGATCAAGGTCCGATTTTTTTTTCTGGCGGTTTGTCTCATAGTAAGAAAGTTGTAGATTTAGTTGCTGAATATACTCAAAAAGAAGTATACTATGATCAAGAACTATCTCAATATGCAGGCTCGATTGGGGCTGCATTGATCGGTATTCAACAAAAGTGA
- a CDS encoding double-cubane-cluster-containing anaerobic reductase encodes MQIKTELPEIVAEFDDARRQGFIQVKELKEQGVPVVGVYCTFMPEEIVLAADAVQISLCSTSDETISAAEEDLPRNLCPLIKSSYGFGKTDKCPFFYFSDLVVGETTCDGKKKMYEYMEEFKPLYLMNLPNARNSEAAFGLWKDEIIRFKEKLESFLDVEITEERIQEAVRLKNRERAARKKFYGLGKLNPPAIEGSEIFKVMYGANYTFEKESLIQKLEDTTAKIIAQYPENHQPNGKPRILITGSPMGGVTEKVIRAVEENGGTIVGFENCTVAKAVERLVDEENEDVYEALAEKYIDIGCACMSNNTSRFDLLSQMIDDYQVDGVLDMVLQSCHPYSIEALKVRRFCQSEKNVPYLYLETDYSTADIEQINTRVTAFIEMLEARSS; translated from the coding sequence ATGCAAATCAAAACAGAATTACCAGAAATAGTTGCGGAGTTCGATGATGCTAGACGTCAAGGTTTTATTCAAGTAAAAGAACTAAAAGAACAAGGAGTACCGGTTGTTGGTGTGTATTGTACTTTCATGCCAGAAGAAATCGTCTTAGCAGCTGATGCTGTCCAAATCAGCCTCTGTTCGACATCAGATGAAACGATTTCAGCTGCAGAAGAGGATCTACCTAGAAATCTTTGTCCGTTGATCAAATCCAGTTATGGTTTTGGGAAAACGGATAAATGCCCATTTTTCTATTTTTCCGATTTAGTTGTAGGGGAAACAACTTGTGATGGAAAGAAAAAAATGTATGAATACATGGAAGAATTCAAACCACTGTATTTAATGAATTTACCAAACGCACGAAATTCAGAGGCAGCGTTTGGCTTATGGAAAGATGAAATCATTCGCTTTAAAGAAAAATTAGAGTCATTTCTTGATGTGGAGATCACAGAAGAACGCATTCAAGAAGCGGTTCGTCTAAAAAATAGAGAACGAGCAGCTAGAAAAAAGTTTTATGGACTGGGGAAACTAAATCCGCCTGCAATTGAAGGCTCAGAAATTTTTAAAGTGATGTATGGCGCAAATTATACTTTTGAAAAGGAAAGTCTGATCCAAAAATTAGAGGATACAACTGCAAAAATCATCGCACAATATCCCGAAAACCATCAGCCAAATGGAAAACCTAGAATTTTAATCACTGGTTCACCAATGGGGGGTGTAACGGAAAAAGTGATTCGTGCAGTCGAAGAAAATGGTGGAACCATCGTAGGATTTGAAAATTGTACAGTAGCTAAGGCTGTTGAACGGCTAGTCGATGAAGAGAATGAAGACGTTTATGAAGCCCTAGCAGAGAAATATATCGATATTGGGTGTGCCTGTATGTCTAATAATACCAGTCGCTTTGATTTATTAAGCCAAATGATCGATGACTATCAAGTGGATGGGGTTTTAGATATGGTGCTACAATCCTGCCATCCATATTCGATCGAAGCATTGAAGGTTCGGCGTTTTTGCCAATCTGAAAAAAATGTACCGTATTTATATTTAGAAACAGACTATTCTACAGCAGATATCGAGCAAATCAATACGCGAGTGACAGCTTTTATCGAAATGTTAGAGGCACGCTCATCATGA
- a CDS encoding ABC transporter substrate-binding protein, whose product MKRKINLLLVLGLALVTTIGCTTNEKKANETEKTQTAIRSENKQSDGTRTFVDSAGREVIIPTQINKIAPSGPLAQIVLYTSSPDLLVGLASPFSSEAKEFIDKKYQKLPEFGQFYGKNASLNMEALSAAEPDVIIDIGEAKKTVKEDMDKLQEQINIPTLFIEANLKNMPETYQKLGELLGNTQTTEKLASYCQQVIEKADSVRSSLKESEQKSIYYAAGNAGLNTNAEGSFHAQVIDEIGAKNAATGVDVVSKGGGTVISMEQLIQWQPDYILAETKAVYDQIKTDESWQELTAVKAGKVYQVPTAPYNFISSPPSVNRIIGIQWLGALVYPEQYKLNMEETVNEFYKLFYHVEPTAEQVKMILTNAQ is encoded by the coding sequence ATGAAAAGAAAGATAAATTTGCTTTTAGTATTAGGATTAGCACTAGTTACAACGATTGGTTGCACTACTAACGAAAAAAAAGCCAATGAAACTGAAAAAACGCAAACAGCTATTCGTTCCGAAAACAAACAGTCAGATGGGACACGCACTTTTGTTGATTCTGCTGGGCGTGAGGTAATCATCCCAACACAGATCAATAAAATAGCCCCTTCTGGACCACTGGCTCAAATTGTATTGTATACTAGCTCCCCTGATTTACTTGTTGGTTTAGCCAGCCCTTTTTCGTCAGAAGCGAAAGAATTTATTGATAAAAAATATCAGAAATTACCAGAATTTGGACAATTTTACGGAAAAAATGCTAGCTTAAATATGGAAGCTTTGAGTGCTGCTGAACCAGATGTCATTATCGATATCGGTGAGGCAAAAAAAACAGTCAAAGAAGATATGGATAAATTGCAAGAGCAAATCAATATTCCCACGCTTTTCATTGAAGCAAATTTAAAAAATATGCCAGAAACCTACCAGAAATTAGGTGAATTATTAGGAAACACACAAACAACAGAAAAACTTGCTTCCTATTGTCAACAGGTTATAGAAAAAGCTGATAGTGTTCGTTCTTCACTAAAAGAATCAGAGCAAAAAAGTATCTATTATGCAGCCGGAAATGCTGGACTAAACACAAATGCTGAAGGGTCATTTCATGCTCAAGTAATTGATGAGATTGGCGCAAAAAATGCGGCAACAGGTGTTGATGTTGTGTCAAAAGGTGGCGGAACCGTTATTTCGATGGAACAGCTAATTCAATGGCAACCAGATTATATTTTAGCTGAGACAAAAGCTGTCTATGATCAAATCAAAACGGATGAGTCTTGGCAAGAATTAACAGCGGTCAAAGCAGGCAAGGTTTATCAAGTACCAACTGCACCCTATAACTTCATTAGTTCACCGCCGTCTGTCAATCGGATCATTGGCATTCAGTGGTTGGGGGCGTTAGTTTACCCTGAACAATACAAACTAAATATGGAAGAGACCGTTAACGAGTTTTACAAGCTATTCTACCATGTTGAACCGACAGCAGAACAAGTCAAAATGATTCTGACAAATGCACAATAA